From the Bradyrhizobium ontarionense genome, the window GGTGGAGCAAGGGCTCGATGCGGTGACGCAGAAGTCCGTCGGCGCGCACCTCCGGCAGCTGGCGGGCACTGCAGGACCGCGCGCGCTGGTCCTGCTGACGCGCTCATCGGCGATGCTCGACCTGTCCGCAGTCGGGCCGGATGAAACGATCATCCTTTGCCCGGCCAACCACAGTCCACCGATTCAGGTCGTGCCTCATCCAAGCGCTCCCGGCTACGAGGCGCTCGCCACCTGCCTCGCCGCGCCAGAGGTGCGCGCACGCACCGAAGGAACGATCGCCTGGCGTCCGGTGTCGGAGCACGATCGGGAACAACGAAACGCCTCGTGGTGACAGCCCTCGAGCGGCCAACTCATCAGCCCGGTCGTCGTCCCCCACGCATCGTCGCCAGCACGATGTCGGCGGCGCGCACGCTCGGTGAGGCCGTGCCCGTCGACATGATCGTGTCGAGGCGATCGAACGCGTCGACCTGCCGCGCGCGCACCGGGCCGTCGCTCAAGAGATCGACCAGCACGGGCGCGAGATTGTCGGCGGTGCAGGCTTCCTGAAGGAATTCCGGGATCACGTTCTCGCCGATCACGAGATTGGCGAGAATGACCGACTGCACGTTGACGATCCGCCGCAGAATGAAGGCTTCGACATCGCCGACGCGATAGGCGGTGACCATCGGCACGCCCGAAAGCGCAAGCTCCAGGGTCACGGTGCCCGACTTGGCGAGCGCTGCGCGGGCGCTCCTGAACGCAGCGCGTTTCTCGGCCTCGCCCATGATGATTTGCGGCGGGACCGGCCAGTCCGCGACGCCTGCCCTGACCGCGGCTTCCAGATGCGGCATGGTCGGCAGCACCGCCTCGAACGCGACGCCTTGCGCGCGCAGCCGCGCCAAGGTCTCGCCGAACACGCCAATGTGCCGTGCCACCTCGCTGCGGCGGCTGCCCGGCAGCACCAGCAGCATCGGCGGCCCGGCATCACGGCGCGCCTGCTCCGCCGCGTTGGGACGCAGGCTCGCAAGCTGCTCGATCAGGGGATGGCCAACATAGGTGCAGGGCGGGCCGCCGAGCTTGCGAAACGCCTCCGGCTCGAACGGCAGCAGGCCCAGCACGTGGTCGACATAGGAGTGCATCGCCCGCGCGCGGCCGGGGCGCCAGGCCCACACCGTCGGCGCGACGTAGTTGACGATCGGAATTGCGGGATCGCGAGCACGAACTCGCTTCGCCACGCGCTGGGTGAAGTCGGGACTGTCGATGATGACGAGCACGTCGGGCTGGGCCGCAACGATCGCGTCGACCGTGCCGCGGATCAGGCGCAGGATCTTCGGCAGTTGCTTCAGCACGCCGGTGAAGCCGACGATCGAGAGCTCCTCGATCGGGAACAGCGAAACGAGCCCCTCGCGCGCCATGCCGCGACCGCCGACGCCGGAGAACTCGACCCCATCGCCCAGCCGCTGCCGCAGCACCTTCATCAGGCTGGCGCCGAGGCGGTCACCGGACTCTTCGGTCGCGACAAGGCAGATCCTGCGGATGGCCGGACCAGCCGGAGGCCGCGCCGTCACGCAGCGACGCCCATGATGAACACCCCGGCGCGATCGGCTGTCGAAACCGTTTCCTGCGGATCGGCAAGCAGCGTATGGCCGGCGGCAACGGCGACCCCAGCGAGGCCCGCAGCTGCAAGGCCCTCGACGGTGCGCGGGCCGATGGTCGGCAGATCGTAGCGCAGATCCTGACCGGCCTTCGGCGCCTTGACCAGCACGCCGCGCCCGGCAGCGGCGCGAATGCGGCGATCGGCGCGCAAGCGCGCCACGCGCGTCAGCAGCCCATCGGTGCCCTCGATATCCTCGAGCGCCACGACGTGGCCATCGATCACGACCACCGCCTGCCCGACATCGAACGGCGCCATGGCCCGCAGCACCGCAAGCCCCTTCGCAATGTCCCCGCTCACCAGGTCGGTCGGCCCGCTCCGCGTCAGCCGCCCGTCGGGAACGAGCAGATTGGGGGCGACGTCCTTGACGCCGATCATATGGAAGCCGTGGCGCTCGAAGATGCGGCCGACGCCCGACAGGAGATGATCATCGCCGCCACGAAACGCCGACCAGATATAGGGCAGCTCGCGCAGCGTTCCCCAATCGATCCGGATCTCCGACACCGCGGGACGAACGAGATTGCCGATGAACATCAGGTCGTGACAGCCCTCGGCCTTGAGCAGCTTGAGGGCATTGCCGAGCTGGCCGAGTCCGATCCAGTGATGACGAAAGCGCGCCAGCGGCTTCGGATCGCAGATGCCCTTCAGCGCGAACAGCACGGGCGTCTGGCCGCGTGCGACGATCGCGTCGGCGACCGCGAACGGCAGCACCCCACCCGCGGCGATCATACCGATCGGCGGAGCGGTCTCGGCGGCCTGCGCACCCATGGCGCTCAATGCTCGGTTGCCGGCCTGCCGATCTCCGGCAGGCACAAGGCGCGATGGCGGCCCCCCTCGATGAAGGCCAGGATCTCGGCAATGGCCGGATCCTCTCCGGCCAGCGGACGCACGGCCGCAAGACGATCGGCGAACACGCCGGGACCGTGGAACAGCTTCTGATAGAAGGCGCGGACAGTGGCGAGACGCTCTCGGGTGAACTTGCGGCGCTTCATGCCGATGACGTTGAGGCCTTCGAGCGCGGCGTACTGGCCGTTGACGAGGCCATAGGGAATGATGTCGCCGCGCACGCCGCAAACGCCGCCGACCATCACGCCGTGGCCGATGCGGGTGAACTGATGCACCGCAGAGAGGCCGCCGATGTAGACGGCATCGCCGACCTCGACATGGCCGCCGAGCGTCGCCGACGTCGCGAAGATCGCGTTGTCGCCGACCACGCAATCATGGGCGACGTGGGCGTTGTTCATGAAGAACCCGCTGTTGCCAACCTTCGTCAGGCCGCCGCCCTTGGTGGTGCCGATGTTCATCGTCACGCCCTCGCGGAAGGTGCCGCCGGAGCCGATCTCCAGCCGGTGCGGCTCGCCGCGGTAGCTCAGATCCTGCGGCGCGCCGCCGAGCACGACGAAGGGCGAGATCACATTGTCGTCGCCGAGCGTCGTATGTCCCATGATCTGGACGTGACTGATCAGCCGGCAGTTGGCCCCGATCACGACATTGGGGCCAATGATGCAGTAAGGGCCGATGACGGTGCCCTCACCGATGACGGCGCCGTCCTCGACGCGCGCGGTGGGATCGATCTTACTCATCTCGACGCAATCAACTCTCTACCCAGCAGGTCAGTCGGTCAGCATCGCGCCAACATCGGCCTCGGCGACGACGACGCCGTCGACCTTGGCGTCACCGTGAAACCACCACATCGTCTTGCGCCGGCCGATCGAGCGCATGTGGTATTCGATGGTCTGGCCCGGCAGCACCGGCTTGCGGAACTTGCATTTGTCGATGGTGAGGAAATACACCGCGCGCGGCTTTTCCGTGCCCTCGACCGACTTGATGCCGATCACGCCGGCGGTCTGCGCCATGCCCTCGATCATCAGCACGCCCGGATAGACCGGCCGCTCCGGGAAGTGCCCCTGGAAGCAGGGCTCGCCGATCGAAACGAGCTTGACGCCGATGCCGCTGTAGTCGGCCCGGATGTTCTTCACGCGATCGATCAGGAGAAACGGATAGCGGTGCGGAAGCGTCTTGAGAATCTCGTTGATGTCGACGTCCGCAAACCTGATGGGTGACTCCTCCATCACTCCCGTCCTTCGTCCCTGTTCGTCGCCGCAGAATCGCGCACCAGCCGTTCCACCGCGACGATCTCGCGGAACCACTGCTTGGTCGGCTTGGCGAAGAATCCGCCCCACCGACCGTTCGGCGGAATGTCGTCCTTGACGCCGCTCATCGCGGTCACCTGCGCACCATCGCCGATCGTGAGATGGTTGTTGATCCCGACCTTCGCCCCAAGCGCGACGTTGTCGCCGATCGTGAGGCTTCCTGCCAGTCCGATCTGGGCCGCCAGCAGGCAATGCCGACCGATTGTGACATTGTGGCCGATCTGAACCTGATTGTCGATTTTGGTGCCCTCGCCGATCACCGTATCGCGCAGGCTGCCGCGATCGATGGTCGTCCCGGCGCCGACCTCGACATTGTTCTGGATCAGCACCCGTCCGGTCTGCGGCACCTTGAGGTGACCGTCCGGACCGAAGAAGATGAAGCCATAGCCGTCCTGGCCAATGCTGCAGCCGGGATGGATCAGCACGTCGTTGCCGATCAGCGCGCATTGAATGACGGTGCGGGCGCCGACGTTGCAGTCGCGCCCGATCTTGACGTGAGGACCGATCACGGCGCCGGCGCCGACGACGGTCCCAGCCCCGATTTCGACATGGGCGCCGATGACGGCGAGCGGCTCGACGATGACGCCATCCTCCAGCCGCGCCGTGGGGTCGACGATCGCCTGCGGCGAGATGCCGTCATCGCCAAACCAGGGTTGCGGGCGCAGCGCGTCCGCGTGTCTCTCGCGCGCAAGCTGAACGAAGGCCCGGAACGGCTGATTGGCCCGGAGCACCGCGACATGCGGAGGCACACGCGATTCGAAGCGCGGGCTGACCAGGCAGGCGCCCGCCTTGGTCGCCGCCAGATCGTCGGCATATTTGAGATTGTCGAAGAACGCCAGATGCATCGGGCCGGCTTCGTCGAGCGAGGCCAGTCCCTTGATCACCTGCTCGCCGCGGGTGGCATCGACCAGCGTGGCCTTGGTGGCCGCGGCGATCGCCGCCAGCGTCGCGGGAGGTGAAGCCTGGAAGAAGATCGGTTGTGCCATTCCGTGGTGCCGCCCCGGGAACAAAAAATCAGAGCCCGGCCCCGGCATTCCGGAACCGAGCTCCATTCTCTTACACCGTCCGGGCCGGCCTAGGCCAATCCGGAATCGGCCGAAGCAGCCGCCTTAGAACGTCGTGCCGCCACCGAACCGGAATTCCTGCGTCCGGTCGAACTGACCCTTGGTGAGCGGGATCGCGTAGTCGAAGCGCAGCGGACCGAACGGCGACGCCCACACCAGACCCACACCGACCGAGCTGCGGACCTTGTTCTGGTCGTCGAACTGCAGGCCGAGACAGGTGCCGGCATTGGCAGCCTTGGTCGCAGTGGCAGCGGTCGGCCGGATACAGCCCGGCTGGTTGACTTCGCCCGTCAGCGCCCAGGAGGTCGGTCCCTGGTAGCCCGACAGACCACCGGCGTCGGCGTAAACCGCACCCTTCAGGCCCACTTCACGCGGCAGGAACCAGAACGGCATCTGCAGTTCGAGCGAAGCGCCCCAGTACTTGGTGCCGCCCAGCGCGTCCTGCGTGCCGAACGGATTGATGTCACGCGGACCAATGCCGTTCGGAGCGAAGCCGCGAACCAGGTTCGGACCCATCTGGAAGTGATCCAGCATGCGCAGCTGGGTGTTGCCGATCTTGTTCAGGATACCGCCCTGCAGATGGACGATGCTGACGATGTCCGACACCAGCGGCGTGAAGTACTTCGCGTCGAAGGCAGTCTTCAGGTACGACACGTCGCCGCCGACACCCGCGAAGTCCTGCTTGAAGTCGACCAGCAGGCCGTCGGTGGGGTTCTTGTTGTTGTCGAGCGTGTTGTAGTTCAGCGTGTAGCCGAGCGCCGAGGTCAGCGTCGCACCCTTCGCCAGCTCCTGGCGGACCGGCAGCGAGGCCTCGCCATTGGCAAAGCAGCCCAGGCCGTTGTTGCCGGTCGGATCAACGCCACCGTTCGCGTTGATGAACGCGGGCGTCGGGTTGAACGGCACCAGGCGGTTGCCGATCAGGCTGCCGGCGGCGAGGTTGTTACAGTCCGACAGCGTCGCCGGCAGCGTGATCTCCTGGCGGTAGATCGAGTAGCGCAGCTGCAGCGACAGGTCTTCACGCAACTGGAAGCCGAGCCGCGGGCTGAAGCCGAGCGTCTTGGTGCCATAGGAGATGAAGTTGTTGGCGAGCTGCTGGCGCTGATAGAAATCGAGGCCGAGCGCGACACGGTAGTCGAGCAGATAGGGCTCGACGAAGGACAGCGAATAGCCCCGCGCGAACTGGCCGTAGGTGACGGACGCCTTGGCGAACAGGCCGCGACCAAGGAAGTTGCGTTCGGAGATCGACACCTCGGCCAGCGCGCCGTCCGTGGTCGAATAGCCGCCGGAGATCGAGAAGTCGCCGGTCGACTTCTCCTCGAGAGCGACGACCAGCACGACCCGGTCGCTCGACGAGCCCGGCTCGGTGGTGATCTTCACGTCCTTGAAGAAGTCGAGGTTCTTCAGCCGGCGCTCGGCACGATCGACCAGCGCGCGGTTATAGGCATCGCCTTCAGAGATATCGAACTCGCGGCGAATGACGTAATCGCGGGTCCGGGTGTTGCCGCGGATGTTGATGCGCTCGATGTAGGTGCGCGGACCCTCGTCGACCGCAAACACCACCGAAACGGTGTGGGCCTCGAAGTTGCGATCGCCGCGCGGGCGGACCACAGCGAAGGCGTAGCCGCGACGCGACGCCTCGATCTGCATCTCCTCCACCGACTTCTCGATGTTCTCGACGTTGTAGAGCGAGCCGACACTGACGCGCGAGTAACCGCGCAGCGAGGTGGCATCGAGCGTCGCGATGGACGACTGGAAGTCGACCGAACCGACCCGGTACTGCTGGCCTTCCTCGATCTTGAAGGTGACCAGGAAGCCCTTGCGCTCAGGATCATACTCGGTCAGCGCGGCCACGACCTGGACGTCGGCATAGCCGTTCTTCAGGTAGAAGCGCCGAATGAGGTCGCGATCGGCCTCGACGCGGTCCGGGTCGTAGACGTCGCCGGAGCCGAGGAAGCTCAGCAGGTTGGACTCATGGGTCTTGATGATGTCCTTCAGGCGATAGGACGAGAAGGCGTTGTTGCCGACGAACTCGATCGACTTCACGCCGGTCTTCGCACCTTCCTCGACCGTGAAGATCAGGTCGACCCGGTTGTTCGGCTGCTCGATCATCTCCGGCGTGACGCGGATGTCATAGCGACCCGACCGGCGGTAGATCTCGGCGATGCGCTGCGCGTCGGCCTGCACCATCGGCTTCGACAGGGTACCGCGCGGCTTCGACTGCACTTCCGCGGTGAGCTGCTCGTCCTTGACCTTCTTGTTGCCCTCGAAGGCGACGCGGCCGATGACCGGGTTCTCGACGACGGTCACGACCAGCCGACCACCTTGGCGGGCGATCTTCACGTCCGAGAACAGACCGGTCTCGATCAGCGCCTTGAGGCCGTCGTCGACCCGACCGGCATCCAGGGTCCCACCGGGGCCCGGCTTGAAGTAGGAGCGGATGGTTTCCACTTCCACGCGCCGGTTACCGACCACTTCGATCGAGTTGACCGACTGTGCAGCGGCTGGAGACGACAAAACCACGTTCGCCAGCGGCAGAGCCACCGGAACGGCGAACATGATTAGGGTGGCCAGCAACCCCCCCCGCACCCGCAATCCGAACTTCATGCGCTACGCGCCCTTATATTCCGATGCCGGTTCCGTACCCCTACGAACCCGACAGATTCCCATTTGTCGTTCGCTTGTAGCCAATTTGGACCCGACGGCAAACGCCGGATGTCTCTGAATTTTCAAATTCGTTTCAAAACGTTGCCTAACGGCCACGTCGTAAAAAGGCCGCGTTTAGGAACCGGCGAGATGCAGGATGTCGTTGTACGTTGCAAAGACCATCAGCATCAGAACCAGCCCCAGGCCGATTCGGAACCCCATTTCCTGGGCGCGCTCCGACAGCGGGCGCCCCCGGGCCGCCTCGACCCCGTAAAACAGCAGGTGTCCGCCGTCGAGCAGTGGAACCGGGAACAGGTTCAACAGCCCGATCGAGACCGACAGCGTCGCACACAGCTGCACAACGAACTGGAATCCAAGGCTCGCAGCCTGTCCCGAAAGTTGTGCGATTCGGATGGGACCGCCGACGTCGCCGGCGCTCCCGGCGCCCGCGACCAGCGAGGCAATGAACTTGAAGGTCGTGGCGATGATGAACCAGACCTGCTCGAAGCCGATCTTGATCGATTCGAGGAACCCGACCGGGACCGACCGTGATTCGTCCGGCTTGGCGTTGTACTGGATGCCCAGCACGCCGATCCGGTGGCTGTTGCCGAACAGGTCCTTGACCTCCTTCAGCGCCGGCGTCGCCTTGAGGGTGAGTTCCGCCCCGTCGCGCTTGATCAGGAAGTTCAATTCCGAGCCGGCGCTGACCGAGACCACGCGCTGCATGTCGGCAAACGTCTCGATCGCGCGGCCATCGATCGCCGCAATGACGTCGCCGTCCTTGAAGCCGGCGGCCGCCGCGACGCTGTCGGGCTGGACCGCGTCGACCCGCGGCGTGGTGTTCGGCTTGCCGAAATAGAGGGCCATGCCGGCAAAGATGATGACCGCGAGGATGAAATTGGCGATCGGGCCGGCCGCGACGATCGCAGCGCGCTGTCCGACCGTCTTGTGGTGGAAGCTGTCGGCGCGCTCTTCGGCCGTCATCTTGGCAAGCGCGTCGGCCGACGGGGTCGAGGCCTCGGATTCGTCGCCGAAGAACTTCACATAGCCGCCGAGCGGGATCGCGGAGATCTTCCAGCGGGTGTTGTGGCGGTCGTTGAAACCGATCAATTCAGGACCAAATCCGAGCGAAAACGTTAAGACCTTCACGCCGGCCCAGCGCGCGATCAGGAAATGGCCGAGCTCGTGGAAGAAGACCACGATCGTCAGCACAAACAGGAACGGGATGATGTAGCCGAGAAGGCCGTTGCTCAACGTATTGAAAATATGGTGGAAAAATTCGGACATCCGATTCCCTTCCCGCGAGCCCGAGGGCTCATCCAACCCTCTAAGATGCTTTTGCGGCGATTTGAGGCAAGAGGCCCGCGGCCCTTTTTCGCGCATCATGGTCAATGGCGATCGCGTCGTCCGCCGACGTCAGCGGTGCCAAATTACCTGAACGGGTCCAATTCTCGAGGGTGGCCTCGACCAGCCGGGCAATGGCGCCGAAACGGATCTGCCCAGCAATGAAGGCGGCCACCGCCACCTCATTCGCGGCATTGAAGACAGTCGTCGCGCCGTGGCCGGCGCGCAGCGAATCGTAGGCCAGCCGCAGGCCGGGGAAGCGCTCGAAATCCGGCGCCTCGAACGTCAATGTGCCGATCTTGGCGAGGTCCAGCCGATCCGAGGGGCCCTTGATGCGTTCCGGCCACCCCAGGCAATGGGCGATCGGGATCCGCATGTCGGGGGCGCCGAGCTGGGCCACGACCGACCGGTCCGAGAACTCGACCATGCCGTGGACGATCGACTGCGGATGCACCAGCACGTCGATCTCATCAGGTGACAGCGCGAACAGGTAGGACGCCTCGATCACCTCGAGGCCCTTGTTCATCATCGAGGCCGAATCGATCGTGATCTTCTGGCCCATGCTCCAGTTCGGATGCTTGAGCGCCTGGGCGAGCGTCGCCTGCTCGATGTCGGCAGCGGCCCAGGTCCGGAACGGTCCGCCGGAGGCGGTGATGATCACGCGCACCAGTTCCTCGCGATTGCCGGAGGACAGCGCCTGGAACAGCGCATTGTGCTCCGAATCGGCCGGCAGGATGCAGGCCCCGGCCTGCGCCGCGCGCTGCATGAAGAAATCGCCGGCACAGACCAGGCATTCCTTGTTGGCGAGCGCAACGGTGGCGCCGCGGTCGACCGCAGCCAGCGCCGGCTTCAGGCCGGCCGCGCCGGACACCGCCGCCATGACCCAGTCGGCGGGACGGGCGGCGGCCTCAATGATGGCGCTCTCCCCTGCTCCGCATTCGATCCCGGTGCCGGCCAGCGCATCGCGCAGCTCGTCGAGCCCTGCGGGATCGGCGACCGCCACGAATCGCGGGCTGAACTCCCGAGCGAGCTTGGCCAGCCCCTGGACGTTGCTGTTACCGGTCAGCGCCTCGACCCGGTAGCGCTCGGGCGCGCCGCGCAACAGGTCCATGGTCGAATCGCCGATCGAGCCGGTGGCGCCGAGCACGGTGATGCTGCGCACCTCCGCGAGGCCGGCCGTGTTGTTCCGCAATGGCACTGCGCTCATGTTCTCACCAAAAATCTCGACCGGTCAGGAGGGCCGGTCACCAAACCAGAAGACCGCGGCCGACACCATCGAGGCCGCCCCGCAGCAAACCCACGATCGCCGCAAAGACGATCGCCGCGACATAGCCGTCCAGGCGGTCCAATAGGCCGCCATGGCCCGGAATGATGTGACTGGAGTCCTTGACCCCGAAGCGTCGCTTGACGGCGGATTCGAGCAGGTCGCCGAGCTGAGACACCACCGACAGCACCGCCGCCACCACGACCATTGCCACCAGCCCGCCGGCATCGGCAAGCGACCAGCCGGCGGAGACCACGAGGCTGGCGGCGAAGCCGCCGATCGCCCCGGCCCAGGTCTTGTTCGGGCTGATCCGCGGCGCGAGCTTCGGCCCGCCGATGCCGCGTCCTGCGACATAACCGCCGATGTCGCTCGCCCACACGACCAGGAAGACCAGCACCAACGCCTGCCATCCGTGCGCGGCGTCGAACCGCACCAGCACGGAGGCGAGCTCGGCGGCTGAGGCATAGACGAAGCCGGTCGCGACCCAGGCGCGACGCCCGGCAGCGAGAGCCGTGACGAGCAGGAGCCCGAGGCCGAGCACAACGACGGCGAAGTCGACCAGACCAAAGGCGCAGCAGATGCCGGCGACCGCGATGGCCAGGGC encodes:
- the lpxB gene encoding lipid-A-disaccharide synthase, which encodes MTARPPAGPAIRRICLVATEESGDRLGASLMKVLRQRLGDGVEFSGVGGRGMAREGLVSLFPIEELSIVGFTGVLKQLPKILRLIRGTVDAIVAAQPDVLVIIDSPDFTQRVAKRVRARDPAIPIVNYVAPTVWAWRPGRARAMHSYVDHVLGLLPFEPEAFRKLGGPPCTYVGHPLIEQLASLRPNAAEQARRDAGPPMLLVLPGSRRSEVARHIGVFGETLARLRAQGVAFEAVLPTMPHLEAAVRAGVADWPVPPQIIMGEAEKRAAFRSARAALAKSGTVTLELALSGVPMVTAYRVGDVEAFILRRIVNVQSVILANLVIGENVIPEFLQEACTADNLAPVLVDLLSDGPVRARQVDAFDRLDTIMSTGTASPSVRAADIVLATMRGGRRPG
- a CDS encoding LpxI family protein, whose translation is MGAQAAETAPPIGMIAAGGVLPFAVADAIVARGQTPVLFALKGICDPKPLARFRHHWIGLGQLGNALKLLKAEGCHDLMFIGNLVRPAVSEIRIDWGTLRELPYIWSAFRGGDDHLLSGVGRIFERHGFHMIGVKDVAPNLLVPDGRLTRSGPTDLVSGDIAKGLAVLRAMAPFDVGQAVVVIDGHVVALEDIEGTDGLLTRVARLRADRRIRAAAGRGVLVKAPKAGQDLRYDLPTIGPRTVEGLAAAGLAGVAVAAGHTLLADPQETVSTADRAGVFIMGVAA
- the lpxA gene encoding acyl-ACP--UDP-N-acetylglucosamine O-acyltransferase — translated: MSKIDPTARVEDGAVIGEGTVIGPYCIIGPNVVIGANCRLISHVQIMGHTTLGDDNVISPFVVLGGAPQDLSYRGEPHRLEIGSGGTFREGVTMNIGTTKGGGLTKVGNSGFFMNNAHVAHDCVVGDNAIFATSATLGGHVEVGDAVYIGGLSAVHQFTRIGHGVMVGGVCGVRGDIIPYGLVNGQYAALEGLNVIGMKRRKFTRERLATVRAFYQKLFHGPGVFADRLAAVRPLAGEDPAIAEILAFIEGGRHRALCLPEIGRPATEH
- the fabZ gene encoding 3-hydroxyacyl-ACP dehydratase FabZ yields the protein MEESPIRFADVDINEILKTLPHRYPFLLIDRVKNIRADYSGIGVKLVSIGEPCFQGHFPERPVYPGVLMIEGMAQTAGVIGIKSVEGTEKPRAVYFLTIDKCKFRKPVLPGQTIEYHMRSIGRRKTMWWFHGDAKVDGVVVAEADVGAMLTD
- the lpxD gene encoding UDP-3-O-(3-hydroxymyristoyl)glucosamine N-acyltransferase; translation: MAQPIFFQASPPATLAAIAAATKATLVDATRGEQVIKGLASLDEAGPMHLAFFDNLKYADDLAATKAGACLVSPRFESRVPPHVAVLRANQPFRAFVQLARERHADALRPQPWFGDDGISPQAIVDPTARLEDGVIVEPLAVIGAHVEIGAGTVVGAGAVIGPHVKIGRDCNVGARTVIQCALIGNDVLIHPGCSIGQDGYGFIFFGPDGHLKVPQTGRVLIQNNVEVGAGTTIDRGSLRDTVIGEGTKIDNQVQIGHNVTIGRHCLLAAQIGLAGSLTIGDNVALGAKVGINNHLTIGDGAQVTAMSGVKDDIPPNGRWGGFFAKPTKQWFREIVAVERLVRDSAATNRDEGRE
- the bamA gene encoding outer membrane protein assembly factor BamA; translation: MKFGLRVRGGLLATLIMFAVPVALPLANVVLSSPAAAQSVNSIEVVGNRRVEVETIRSYFKPGPGGTLDAGRVDDGLKALIETGLFSDVKIARQGGRLVVTVVENPVIGRVAFEGNKKVKDEQLTAEVQSKPRGTLSKPMVQADAQRIAEIYRRSGRYDIRVTPEMIEQPNNRVDLIFTVEEGAKTGVKSIEFVGNNAFSSYRLKDIIKTHESNLLSFLGSGDVYDPDRVEADRDLIRRFYLKNGYADVQVVAALTEYDPERKGFLVTFKIEEGQQYRVGSVDFQSSIATLDATSLRGYSRVSVGSLYNVENIEKSVEEMQIEASRRGYAFAVVRPRGDRNFEAHTVSVVFAVDEGPRTYIERINIRGNTRTRDYVIRREFDISEGDAYNRALVDRAERRLKNLDFFKDVKITTEPGSSSDRVVLVVALEEKSTGDFSISGGYSTTDGALAEVSISERNFLGRGLFAKASVTYGQFARGYSLSFVEPYLLDYRVALGLDFYQRQQLANNFISYGTKTLGFSPRLGFQLREDLSLQLRYSIYRQEITLPATLSDCNNLAAGSLIGNRLVPFNPTPAFINANGGVDPTGNNGLGCFANGEASLPVRQELAKGATLTSALGYTLNYNTLDNNKNPTDGLLVDFKQDFAGVGGDVSYLKTAFDAKYFTPLVSDIVSIVHLQGGILNKIGNTQLRMLDHFQMGPNLVRGFAPNGIGPRDINPFGTQDALGGTKYWGASLELQMPFWFLPREVGLKGAVYADAGGLSGYQGPTSWALTGEVNQPGCIRPTAATATKAANAGTCLGLQFDDQNKVRSSVGVGLVWASPFGPLRFDYAIPLTKGQFDRTQEFRFGGGTTF
- the rseP gene encoding RIP metalloprotease RseP; translation: MSEFFHHIFNTLSNGLLGYIIPFLFVLTIVVFFHELGHFLIARWAGVKVLTFSLGFGPELIGFNDRHNTRWKISAIPLGGYVKFFGDESEASTPSADALAKMTAEERADSFHHKTVGQRAAIVAAGPIANFILAVIIFAGMALYFGKPNTTPRVDAVQPDSVAAAAGFKDGDVIAAIDGRAIETFADMQRVVSVSAGSELNFLIKRDGAELTLKATPALKEVKDLFGNSHRIGVLGIQYNAKPDESRSVPVGFLESIKIGFEQVWFIIATTFKFIASLVAGAGSAGDVGGPIRIAQLSGQAASLGFQFVVQLCATLSVSIGLLNLFPVPLLDGGHLLFYGVEAARGRPLSERAQEMGFRIGLGLVLMLMVFATYNDILHLAGS
- the dxr gene encoding 1-deoxy-D-xylulose-5-phosphate reductoisomerase is translated as MSAVPLRNNTAGLAEVRSITVLGATGSIGDSTMDLLRGAPERYRVEALTGNSNVQGLAKLAREFSPRFVAVADPAGLDELRDALAGTGIECGAGESAIIEAAARPADWVMAAVSGAAGLKPALAAVDRGATVALANKECLVCAGDFFMQRAAQAGACILPADSEHNALFQALSSGNREELVRVIITASGGPFRTWAAADIEQATLAQALKHPNWSMGQKITIDSASMMNKGLEVIEASYLFALSPDEIDVLVHPQSIVHGMVEFSDRSVVAQLGAPDMRIPIAHCLGWPERIKGPSDRLDLAKIGTLTFEAPDFERFPGLRLAYDSLRAGHGATTVFNAANEVAVAAFIAGQIRFGAIARLVEATLENWTRSGNLAPLTSADDAIAIDHDARKRAAGLLPQIAAKAS
- a CDS encoding phosphatidate cytidylyltransferase: MSKPDTAAVADAARAGQHNLLLRVAAALVLVPLALGAAYAGGVFWTVLVTVVAAGLYLEWLMVVGEGRAVSVGTAGALAIAVAGICCAFGLVDFAVVVLGLGLLLVTALAAGRRAWVATGFVYASAAELASVLVRFDAAHGWQALVLVFLVVWASDIGGYVAGRGIGGPKLAPRISPNKTWAGAIGGFAASLVVSAGWSLADAGGLVAMVVVAAVLSVVSQLGDLLESAVKRRFGVKDSSHIIPGHGGLLDRLDGYVAAIVFAAIVGLLRGGLDGVGRGLLVW